The DNA sequence CCGAGTCGCTCAACACCTCCGCCACGCTCTACAAGGTGACCGGCAAGAAGGAATACCTCGACTGGTACGCGACCTTCGCAAAGTATGTCGATGAGCACCTGATCGACCACGAAAAGGGCAGCTGGTTCCATCAGCTCGACAAGGACAACAAGGTCATCGGCACGGTCTGGCCGGGCAAATCCGACGTCTACCACGCCTTCCAGTCCACGCTGGTTCCCTTCCTTGACCCGTCGGTCTCAATCGCCACCGCCATAAGAAACGCAGAATAGCCGTCGCATAAATCCGACCGTTGGTTTCAGGGTTCCCACGCAGTGCAAGGCGAGGGAACCTTTCATTCGTTTTGATGGGCAACAGTCGGAAACAAACGCGTTTGCGTCGCTAAAAATAAGTGTTAGTATCTAATTACTTGCTTTTAAAAGTAAGGAAAGCATACTAAATATTTAGTGGTTTATTTCAGCAGGCTTTCCGAGCGGAAAGGCATCAGCCAGATGTCAGGCTTTGAATCTGACCGCGCTTATGTACTTGCATAAGTGTGTGAACAACAGTCGTGTCAGCGACCGACATGACATAACCCGCAAAGAGGTGGGATATGAAGAAAAAGTTTTTGGCGGCAGTCACCATTACATTATCAGCTGCGATGATGCTGGGCGCCTGTGGCAGCTCAGGCAACAAGTCCGCCGATTCAAATAAAAATGAGCCTTTGACCATTTGGGTCATGAACGGTGATTTTTCGGATGATGTCATGAATGCAATCAATGAAAAATTCACCAAGGAGACCGGTGTCAAGGTCAAGGCCCAGACGCAGCAGTGGGCCAACATCACCACGAAGGTCACCACCGCACTGTCGACTTCCACACCGCCCGATGTCATCGACATGGGCGATACCCAGGTTCTTGGATTCGCCGCCAGCGGCGGTCTGATGGACCTGAGCGGACACAAGAAGGAATTTGACAACAGCAGCTCCTGGCTCAGCGGCCTGGAGAAGCCCGCTACTTCCAAGGGCAAGCTGTATGGCGTTCCTGCATTCGGCGCTGCGCGTGCAGTGATCTACAACAAGAAGATCTGGGCCGATGCCGGCATCACCGAGACCCCGAAGACCTATGCGGAGTTCACGGGCGATTTGGACAAGATCGCGGCCAAGCACGCCTCCGATCCTGATTTCATCCCCTTCTATCGTCCAGGCCAGGACTGGTATTGCATGCTTCAGTTCCTTTGGGATGCCGGCGGTGATCTGGCAACGCAGAGCGGCAGCACTTGGAAGGGCGATCTGACGAGCAAGGAGTCCCTGCAAGGATTGCAGGACTGGAAGGACTTCCAGAACAAGTACTCCAGCAAGGCATCTCGTACCGTTGATACGGTAAATCCGCAGCAGAACGATTTCCTGGCTCAAGGCAAGACCGCTGCATTGTTCAGCAACAGCGCCACCATCTCTTCTGTGCCCAAGATCAACCCGGCAATGACGGAAGACCAGTTCGGTACGTTCCCGATGCCCGGCAAGAGTGGAAAGAACCAGCCCAGTTTGGTCGCCGGTTCCGATTGGGCCGTTGCCGCCAAGAGCAAGCGTCAGGATCTGGCTCTGAAGTGGATCAAGATCGCGACCAGCAACGACATCGAACAAAACCACATCTTCGCGCATGACGGCTGGCTGCCGAACTCCCAGAAGGGCCTCGATGAGGTGTTGAAGTCCAGCTCGATGAAGGAAGTCAACAAGGGCTTCTTCGAAGCCGCCAAAAGGATGCAGTCCACTCCTGCTTCTCCTGAATGGACCACCATTGAAGGAGACAATTCGGTGGCTGAGTTCTCCAAGAACGTCGTAACCGGCAACTCCAGCGTGGAGGATGCGGCGAAGACCTTCAACCAGCACATCGAACAGGTGCTCAACAAGAAGTAACGGCTGTAAAGCGGTAAAGTCAGCCGGTTGATTGTGGCGCATGAGTGATGTCGCCATGCGCCACAATCAATTTCTATAGAACACGATGATGTGTGCTTTCGTATTTTGTTGGTAAGGGGATTGACATGAAAACTTCCGATCGGCAGCAATCCAGTGTTGCCATAGAGGAATTGGCGGATTCGGATGGGGAAGTACCGAAGAAAAAAAGACGGAGCATGCGACAGGGGACGTTTGTTGCGCTTCTTCTGACGCCGATGGGCATCATCCTTACCGCGCTTGTCATCGTTCCTATCATTTTCCTGGTTTTCACTTCCTTTACGGATTTTAACCAGTCATCGCTTTTCACCGGTGCGTTCAGCTTCACCGGGTTGAAACAGTACAGTACGGTGCTCACTGACGTGGAGTTCTGGAAGGCGCTGCTTCGTACGTTCGTCTTTGCCGCTGCGTTGGTGATCGCCAGCGTGCTGATTGGCATGGCTGTGGCCCAATTGCTGACCAAGCTTGGCGCGGTGGTCCGCTATATCGTCGTCTTCGTGCTGATTTTCGCCTGGGCGATGCCGAATGTGGCTTCATCAGTGGTATGGAAGTGGCTGTTCCAGCCTGGTTATGGCGTCATCAATTGGTTGCTGACACAGTTGAGGATTTTCGGCAATGTCACCAATCTGTCGTGGTCGAACAATACCACGCTCGCTTTCGTGTGCATCTGGCTTCTGGTGGTCTGGCAGGCGGTTCCTTATATCGCCATCACCCTGTATGCGGCGACCACTCAGATTGACCGCTCGTATATGGAAGCCGCCGAGATCGACGGTGCCGGAAGAATTCGTACCTACTGGCAGATCGTCGTTCCGCTGATCCGCCCGAGCATCATGGTGGTCACCATGCTTTCGGTTATCTGGGACTTCAACGTATTCAACCAGATCTGGCTTGTTTCCCAAGGCGGACC is a window from the Bifidobacterium sp. ESL0745 genome containing:
- a CDS encoding extracellular solute-binding protein gives rise to the protein MKKKFLAAVTITLSAAMMLGACGSSGNKSADSNKNEPLTIWVMNGDFSDDVMNAINEKFTKETGVKVKAQTQQWANITTKVTTALSTSTPPDVIDMGDTQVLGFAASGGLMDLSGHKKEFDNSSSWLSGLEKPATSKGKLYGVPAFGAARAVIYNKKIWADAGITETPKTYAEFTGDLDKIAAKHASDPDFIPFYRPGQDWYCMLQFLWDAGGDLATQSGSTWKGDLTSKESLQGLQDWKDFQNKYSSKASRTVDTVNPQQNDFLAQGKTAALFSNSATISSVPKINPAMTEDQFGTFPMPGKSGKNQPSLVAGSDWAVAAKSKRQDLALKWIKIATSNDIEQNHIFAHDGWLPNSQKGLDEVLKSSSMKEVNKGFFEAAKRMQSTPASPEWTTIEGDNSVAEFSKNVVTGNSSVEDAAKTFNQHIEQVLNKK
- a CDS encoding sugar ABC transporter permease — its product is MKTSDRQQSSVAIEELADSDGEVPKKKRRSMRQGTFVALLLTPMGIILTALVIVPIIFLVFTSFTDFNQSSLFTGAFSFTGLKQYSTVLTDVEFWKALLRTFVFAAALVIASVLIGMAVAQLLTKLGAVVRYIVVFVLIFAWAMPNVASSVVWKWLFQPGYGVINWLLTQLRIFGNVTNLSWSNNTTLAFVCIWLLVVWQAVPYIAITLYAATTQIDRSYMEAAEIDGAGRIRTYWQIVVPLIRPSIMVVTMLSVIWDFNVFNQIWLVSQGGPNDTTSTIGIFTYKKAFVNFDIGQGASISVITVIILMALTSVYIRNLLKSGEDL